A single region of the Undibacterium piscinae genome encodes:
- a CDS encoding carbon-nitrogen hydrolase family protein, producing MKVAAIQMVSTEHLAQNMATAATLLQKASDAGAKLLLLPEYWPQMGLQETDKLGIAEPIGSGVIQRFLSDSARRLGVWIIGGTLPLMSSEDDKVLNTTLVYNPQGEAVAHYDKIHLFGFTKGSESYEESRTIVAGDEVTTVDTDLGKVGLSICYDLRFPELFRQMGVCTMIVVPAAFTHTTGQAHWEILLRARAIENQCYVLAAAQGGVHTNGRRTWGHSMLIDPWGKVVDVLAEGEGFVFGELDMALLQGIRDNLPALKHRKLV from the coding sequence ATGAAAGTTGCTGCTATACAAATGGTTTCTACTGAGCATCTGGCGCAGAATATGGCAACGGCTGCCACTTTGCTGCAAAAGGCAAGTGACGCAGGCGCAAAATTGCTATTGCTGCCCGAGTATTGGCCGCAAATGGGCTTGCAGGAAACCGATAAGCTGGGCATAGCAGAGCCTATCGGTAGTGGTGTGATACAGCGCTTCTTGTCGGACAGCGCACGACGGTTGGGTGTCTGGATTATCGGAGGCACTTTACCGCTAATGTCTTCGGAAGACGATAAGGTACTTAACACCACTCTGGTGTATAACCCGCAGGGGGAGGCGGTCGCGCATTACGACAAGATTCACTTGTTTGGATTCACTAAGGGAAGCGAGTCTTATGAAGAGTCCAGAACCATTGTTGCCGGCGACGAGGTGACCACGGTCGATACTGATCTGGGTAAGGTCGGCCTGTCAATTTGTTATGACTTACGCTTTCCCGAGTTGTTCCGCCAGATGGGGGTATGCACCATGATCGTGGTTCCTGCTGCATTTACCCATACCACCGGGCAGGCTCACTGGGAGATCCTGTTGCGGGCGCGGGCGATAGAGAATCAATGTTACGTGTTGGCGGCAGCCCAGGGGGGCGTGCATACCAATGGCCGGCGAACCTGGGGGCATAGTATGTTGATCGATCCCTGGGGGAAGGTCGTTGATGTCCTTGCTGAGGGCGAGGGTTTTGTTTTCGGTGAGCTCGATATGGCCTTGTTACAGGGGATACGCGACAATTTACCTGCCTTAAAGCACAGAAAGCTGGTTTGA
- the tldD gene encoding metalloprotease TldD, giving the protein MKLFDSNLQHLAIARDILLTPFGLDEAKLAKALSSMFTHKIDYADLYFQFTKNEGWSLEEGIVKTGSFSIDQGVGVRAISGDKTAFSYSDEISEQALLDAATATRTIARQGSGKIKVASQMLGRASHSLYLQNDPLASLDANQKVSLLERMEKIARAKDTRVVQVMAGLAGEYDVILVARSDGVMAADIRPLVRVSVTVIVEQNGRREMGSSGGGGRYDYSYFSDALLEQYADEAVKSALINLDARPAPAGPMTVVLGSGWPGILLHEAIGHGLEGDFNRKGSSTFSGRIGDRVAAKGVTVVDDGTLANRRGSLNIDDEGNPTQCTTLIEDGILKGYIQDTMNARLMKMPVTGNARRESFAHLPMPRMTNTYMLAGDKDPQEILASVKNGLYAVNFGGGQVDITNGKFVFSASEAYMIEDGKVTYPVKGATLIGNGPDVLNRVSMIGNDMRLDPGVGVCGKEGQSVPVGVGQPTLRIDGLVVGGTA; this is encoded by the coding sequence ATGAAACTATTTGACTCCAATCTGCAGCACCTTGCGATCGCAAGAGACATTTTGCTTACCCCGTTTGGCCTGGATGAAGCCAAACTGGCTAAAGCGTTGAGCTCGATGTTTACTCACAAGATTGATTATGCAGACCTGTATTTTCAATTTACCAAAAATGAAGGTTGGAGCCTGGAAGAGGGGATAGTCAAAACGGGTAGTTTTTCGATAGATCAGGGCGTTGGTGTGCGTGCCATTTCCGGTGATAAAACCGCTTTTTCGTATTCTGATGAAATCTCTGAGCAAGCCTTGCTCGATGCCGCTACCGCGACCCGTACTATTGCCCGGCAAGGTTCAGGAAAAATCAAGGTGGCTTCTCAGATGCTGGGGCGCGCTAGTCATTCCCTGTATTTGCAGAATGATCCTTTGGCTTCGCTCGACGCCAATCAAAAAGTAAGTTTGCTCGAACGCATGGAAAAAATTGCGAGGGCTAAGGATACGCGTGTAGTCCAGGTGATGGCTGGTCTGGCGGGTGAATATGACGTGATCCTGGTGGCGCGTAGCGACGGTGTCATGGCGGCCGATATCCGCCCTCTGGTGCGGGTGTCCGTCACTGTGATCGTTGAGCAAAATGGTCGTCGTGAAATGGGTTCAAGTGGCGGCGGCGGGCGTTATGATTATTCGTATTTTTCGGATGCCTTGCTTGAGCAGTACGCCGATGAGGCGGTGAAATCTGCCCTGATTAATCTGGACGCACGCCCGGCGCCGGCCGGACCCATGACGGTAGTGCTCGGTTCCGGGTGGCCAGGTATTTTATTGCACGAAGCGATAGGACATGGCCTCGAAGGTGACTTCAATCGCAAGGGCTCCAGCACCTTCTCCGGCCGCATCGGTGACCGTGTTGCCGCCAAAGGTGTGACGGTAGTCGATGACGGTACCTTGGCCAATCGCCGCGGTTCGCTCAATATCGATGATGAGGGTAATCCTACCCAGTGCACGACCTTGATTGAGGATGGCATTCTGAAAGGATATATTCAGGATACGATGAATGCACGCCTGATGAAGATGCCGGTGACCGGTAATGCGCGTCGTGAATCCTTCGCCCATCTGCCTATGCCGCGTATGACCAATACCTATATGCTGGCGGGCGATAAAGATCCGCAAGAAATTTTGGCCTCAGTTAAAAATGGCTTGTACGCAGTTAATTTTGGCGGCGGTCAGGTTGATATCACTAATGGGAAATTCGTTTTCTCTGCCAGTGAAGCCTATATGATAGAAGACGGTAAAGTGACGTATCCGGTCAAGGGTGCCACCCTGATTGGTAACGGGCCTGATGTCTTGAATCGTGTTTCCATGATAGGTAATGACATGCGTCTTGACCCCGGTGTCGGTGTCTGTGGTAAAGAGGGGCAAAGCGTGCCGGTCGGTGTCGGCCAGCCTACCTTGAGGATAGATGGTTTAGTCGTTGGCGGAACTGCATAA
- the aroG gene encoding 3-deoxy-7-phosphoheptulonate synthase AroG, which translates to MQRTDDLRIREMKELLPPSHLIREYGCSDKASETAASARTALHRILHAQDDRVMVVIGPCSIHDTKAAMEYAHKLVKERERFSGELEIVMRVYFEKPRTTVGWKGLINDPYMDNSFRINDGLRIARELLLNINELGLPAGTEYLDVISPQYIADLISWGAIGARTTESQVHRELASGLSCPVGFKNGTDGNVKIAVDAIKAASQPHHFLSVTKGGHSAIVSTNGNEDCHIILRGGKAPNYDAASVDAACIDIASNGLASRLMIDASHANSSKNPANQIPVCANIAAQIAAGDTRIVGVMIESNLVAGRQDLVAGKELVYGQSVTDGCIAWDESIAVLEGLAEAVKQRRLKLAE; encoded by the coding sequence ATGCAACGCACCGACGATTTACGCATACGGGAAATGAAAGAACTGCTTCCTCCTTCGCATCTGATACGCGAATACGGCTGTTCGGATAAGGCTTCTGAAACGGCGGCAAGTGCCAGAACTGCGCTACACAGAATTTTGCACGCGCAGGATGACCGCGTGATGGTGGTGATAGGGCCTTGCTCGATTCATGACACCAAGGCTGCCATGGAATATGCGCATAAGCTGGTAAAAGAGCGTGAGCGTTTTTCGGGCGAGCTGGAAATCGTCATGCGTGTATATTTCGAAAAACCACGTACCACGGTCGGCTGGAAAGGCCTGATCAATGATCCATATATGGATAATAGCTTCCGCATCAATGACGGTTTGCGCATTGCGCGAGAATTGCTGCTCAATATTAATGAGCTAGGTTTGCCAGCAGGCACGGAATACCTGGACGTGATTAGCCCGCAATACATTGCTGATTTGATTAGCTGGGGCGCGATAGGCGCACGCACTACCGAGTCGCAGGTGCATCGCGAACTGGCATCTGGCCTGTCATGCCCGGTCGGGTTCAAGAACGGCACCGATGGCAACGTCAAGATCGCAGTGGATGCGATTAAGGCGGCATCGCAGCCGCACCATTTCCTGTCTGTGACCAAGGGCGGACATTCGGCGATTGTCTCTACCAACGGTAATGAAGATTGTCACATCATTCTGCGCGGTGGCAAGGCGCCAAACTACGATGCGGCCAGTGTTGATGCCGCATGTATTGATATCGCATCCAATGGCCTGGCATCGCGTCTGATGATCGACGCGTCGCACGCCAATAGTTCGAAAAATCCGGCTAACCAGATCCCTGTATGTGCGAATATCGCTGCCCAGATCGCAGCCGGTGACACGCGTATTGTGGGCGTCATGATAGAGTCCAATCTGGTCGCCGGACGTCAGGATCTGGTCGCTGGCAAAGAACTGGTCTACGGTCAGTCGGTCACTGACGGCTGTATTGCCTGGGATGAGAGTATTGCAGTACTGGAAGGTTTGGCAGAAGCGGTTAAACAGCGTCGCCTGAAGTTGGCTGAGTAA
- a CDS encoding TIGR02281 family clan AA aspartic protease, with translation MKIFPALCLSIAWLSSAQAADIGVVGLFPGKAVLVVDGNAPKIYAVGSSIADGARLVSTDSATATIELNGKRQTLTLGQHVHRSAVSANTSVTLQADGHGQFVAKGQINGGGSMDMLVDTGASLISIPAADARRMGINYKAGRQGRSSTANGIVNIYIVKLDSIKIGDIELHQVEASVHEGQLPIILLGMSFLNRMDMRRNGEQMILSKRF, from the coding sequence ATGAAAATTTTCCCGGCACTGTGTTTATCTATCGCATGGTTGTCATCGGCACAGGCCGCTGACATCGGCGTGGTGGGACTGTTTCCGGGTAAGGCTGTGCTGGTGGTAGATGGCAATGCACCCAAGATTTATGCCGTCGGCAGCAGTATTGCCGATGGTGCCCGCCTGGTCTCGACCGACAGCGCAACGGCGACCATAGAGCTCAATGGTAAGCGTCAGACTCTGACATTGGGTCAGCACGTACATCGTTCAGCTGTGAGCGCCAACACCAGCGTTACGCTGCAGGCCGATGGCCATGGTCAATTCGTCGCCAAAGGCCAGATCAATGGCGGTGGCAGCATGGATATGCTGGTAGACACCGGCGCCAGCTTAATTTCGATACCGGCAGCCGATGCCCGTCGCATGGGTATCAATTACAAGGCGGGAAGACAGGGTCGCTCCAGCACCGCCAACGGTATAGTCAATATCTACATCGTCAAGCTAGACTCTATTAAAATCGGCGACATAGAATTACATCAGGTAGAAGCCTCGGTACATGAGGGGCAGCTACCGATTATTCTGCTAGGCATGTCATTTCTCAATCGCATGGACATGCGCAGAAATGGCGAGCAAATGATACTCAGCAAGCGCTTCTAA